In Chloroflexota bacterium, the genomic window TGAAATTGTGCCTTCACGAAGCCATCCTGATAACACGATGATTACTGTAGGGGTCACCAATAAAGCCGATTTCCCGGGGCAACTGACCCAAATTCCACAAGTGGCAAGAACGGCGAAATATATCGCTGCGCATTATTCGTATTACAAAGGATTACCAGCCCCACTGATCAATGGCGGTCTAAATGAACACCATGTGGCTGTTCGCGATGTCTGGTCGCCATCGCGTCGAGA contains:
- a CDS encoding dipeptidase, whose product is MSYCIYIGKHLCQGGYAFLAGYGDEPSSHWLEIVPSRSHPDNTMITVGVTNKADFPGQLTQIPQVARTAKYIAAHYSYYKGLPAPLINGGLNEHHVAVRDVWSPSRR